In Ureibacillus thermophilus, the genomic stretch ATGAAATTTTGAAAAGTGTCAACAATTTCAACGAAAATACAAGCAATGAACTTTCGTGTATAACAGGTTGGATATGCCCTATAATATAAATAGTTTAGAAAATAAAGGAGAATCAAACAATGTTTATAGAAATTGACAAAGGTGTCGACATTGTTGGTGATATACACGCATGCTTCGACGAATGGAAACAAATGTTAGACCAATTAGGCTATCAAAAAAATGAACAAGGTTTATATGTCCATCCGGAAGGAAGGAAAATTGTTTCCCTTGGCGATGTCATGAGCAGAGGACCGAAATCCATTGAAACAATGGAATTTTTTTTAAACCACCAGCATTTAATGTATATGGTGGATAGCAACCACGGCTGGAAAATTGCCCGATGGTTGGATGGAAGAAAAGTGCAGCTCAAACATGGCGATGAAAAAGTGGAAGAGGAGTTTATTGAATTTGAGCGGAAACAGGGGAGAGAAAAAACCATCCAATTAAAAAAACAATTGAGGGATTTATTAATGAATGCTCCTTCCCACTATATACTAACAGAAAAAGGGCAGCCAAAAGTGGTTTGTGTTCATGCAGGAATACGGGAAGAGTTTATAGGAAAAGAATCGGAAAAAATCAAAAATTTTTGCCGTTATGGAGATGTAGCCGGTGTTGATGAGCGCGGCAAACCAATACGCCGGGATTGGTATAAACAATATAAAGGGAAACTCCTTATTATATGGGGGCACGATCCAAAACCGGAGCCGCTCATTGTAAATAATACCATCAATATAGACCAAGGAGTTGTTTTTGGCGGAAAATTGACAGCTTATCGATATCCGGAAAAAGAATTTGTTTTTGTTCAGGCAAAAAAAGATTATGCGGGTGTGAAAGACAATCCATTGAATAAAAAGGAATAAAAAAGAATACCCATTCAAAACATTTCATCGGTTTTGAAGGGTATTGCCAACTTTAACGGATTAAGCGAGATGGAAATGGCGAAATTAAGCTGCTTGTTTCGTATATTTATTGAGCAAATTGTCCAATTGTTGGCTGCAATTTACGACTTCTGGGTGTGTGAATCCTAGTGCTTGTGCTTTTCGGTACATACGCTTTCTTTTGATTTCTATTATAACTCTGAGTACTTTTTTATAGAGTATATAGAACATTTTTCTTCCTCCAGTGAAATTGTTTCATGATATTTTTTGTATACTTTTGTAGAACTGTCTTCATTGTAAGACATTTAGATTGAAAAATATGTCGGATTGTGGAGGAAACTAAAATTTTCACAAATTTGTCACAATTTAATAGATTAAGTGTAAAAAAAAGAGGGTATATATTTATATTGTTGGCAGTTGATAAGTATTTTCAATAAAAAAATGAGGCTGGGACATAAACAAAAAATGAAAGGGGCAGTTGAAAGAGTTTTGATAAAAAATTGATAGAACGAAAAATTGATTGAAGTGACGGGGCGAGTTCCTGTCGCGCACGATTAGTCGCAAAGCGGAACAAGCTCAAGGAAGTAAATTCAAAGCTTTCCTGCAACAATCCCTCTCGAGACCACGAGGAGCGAAGGAATGACTCAGAGGAGGGCCCGCGGAAAGCGTCCCCGGAACGGAAATCAATTTTAATAACATATCAAAAAAACATCATTTTCTCTTTGGAGAAAATGATGTTTTTTTAGATTTGTCCAACCTCGTTTTTTTATTTATGGGGAGTTGATTATTTTGTAAATGATAAAATAGCTTGATTTTTATATGTTTCTAAAGTGTGAACGGCTTCTTCTTTTGTTTCATATTCAAAGCAACGGAATGTATCTCTTTCAAAAACTGTAACAACCCACATCGAAAATTCCTCCTTAAGAATT encodes the following:
- a CDS encoding aspartyl-phosphate phosphatase Spo0E family protein — its product is MFYILYKKVLRVIIEIKRKRMYRKAQALGFTHPEVVNCSQQLDNLLNKYTKQAA
- a CDS encoding metallophosphoesterase, with protein sequence MFIEIDKGVDIVGDIHACFDEWKQMLDQLGYQKNEQGLYVHPEGRKIVSLGDVMSRGPKSIETMEFFLNHQHLMYMVDSNHGWKIARWLDGRKVQLKHGDEKVEEEFIEFERKQGREKTIQLKKQLRDLLMNAPSHYILTEKGQPKVVCVHAGIREEFIGKESEKIKNFCRYGDVAGVDERGKPIRRDWYKQYKGKLLIIWGHDPKPEPLIVNNTINIDQGVVFGGKLTAYRYPEKEFVFVQAKKDYAGVKDNPLNKKE